A genomic region of Miscanthus floridulus cultivar M001 chromosome 3, ASM1932011v1, whole genome shotgun sequence contains the following coding sequences:
- the LOC136546648 gene encoding PTI1-like tyrosine-protein kinase At3g15890, translated as MINRCFCCVAGDDEPEPAAAPPAGRRTRRTNPSRTPKSRSIEYPWEIYSLKELLQATNNFNDNNKLGEGGFGTVYWGRTSKGVEIAVKRLKAMTAKAEMEFAIEVEILGRVRHKNLLSLRGFYAGGDERLIVYDYMPNHSLLTHLHPQRGAPSSQKHQPLDWARRVSIAIGAAEGLAYLHHEANPHIIHRDIKASNVLLDADFVPKVADFGFAKLIPDGVSHLTTRVKGTLGYLAPEYAMWGKVSESCDVYSFGVLLLELVSARRPLEKLPGGVKREIVQWAAPLVDRRKWERIADPRLAGRFDAQQLRAVVEAAMLCTQSNAESRPAMAEVVEMLRFSGERRTTKEIVPVVATSSELTTPDLQDVTGSSEPLDRRSWKVAKLR; from the exons ATGATCAACAGGTGCTTCTGCTGCGTCGCCGGCGATGATGAGCCTGAGCCAGCCGCCGCACCACCCGCCGGTCGTCGCACTCGCAG GACAAATCCGTCGAGGACACCTAAGAGCCGGAGTATAGAGTATCCATGGGAGATCTACAGCCTCAAGGAGCTCCTGCAGGCGACCAACAACTTCAACGACAACAACAAGCTCGGGGAGGGCGGATTCGGCACCGTCTACTGGGGCCGCACCTCCAAGGGCGTCGAG ATCGCGGTGAAGCGGCTCAAGGCGATGACAGCCAAGGCGGAGATGGAGTTCGCCATCGAGGTGGAGATCCTCGGCCGTGTCCGTCATAAGAATCTTCTCAGCCTCCGCGGTTTCTACGCCGGCGGCGACGAGCGCCTCATCGTCTATGACTACATGCCCAACCACAGCCTACTCACGCATCTCCACCCCCAACGCGGCGCCCCCTCCTCCCAGAAGCATCAGCCCCTCGACTGGGCACGCCGCGTTTCCATAGCCATCGGTGCCGCCGAGGGCCTCGC TTACTTGCACCACGAGGCGAACCCGCACATCATACACCGGGACATCAAGGCGAGCAACGTACTGCTGGACGCGGACTTCGTTCCCAAGGTCGCCGACTTCGGGTTCGCCAAGCTCATACCCGACGGCGTGTCGCACCTGACGACGCGGGTGAAGGGCACGCTAGGCTACCTGGCGCCGGAGTACGCCATGTGGGGGAAGGTCTCCGAGAGCTGCGACGTCTACAGCTTCGGCGTGCTCCTCCTGGAGCTCGTCAGCGCGCGCCGGCCGCTCGAGAAGCTCCCCGGCGGCGTCAAGCGCGAGATCGTGCAGTGGGCGGCGCCGCTGGTGGACCGCCGCAAGTGGGAGCGCATCGCGGACCCGCGCCTCGCCGGGCGGTTCGACGCGCAGCAGCTCCGCGCCGTGGTCGAGGCCGCCATGCTGTGCACACAGAGCAACGCCGAGAGCCGGCCGGCCATGGCCGAGGTGGTCGAGATGCTCAGGTTCAGTGGGGAGCGGCGGACAACCAAGGAGATCGTCCCGGTGGTCGCCACGAGCAGCGAGCTAACGACCCCAGATCTGCAAGACGTCACCGGCAGCAGCGAGCCCCTGGACAGGCGGAGCTGGAAGGTGGCCAAGCTGAGGTGA